GGATAAATCCCGTACAGTGGATGAGTATGCAGTGATTATTAAAAACCTTTTTGATCTTAATGGACTCGATATGTCCCGGATTAAAGCCGTAGTCATGTCCTCTGTGGTCCCTCCGGTCATGCCCACTCTTGAATCACTGGCTCGCAAGTATTTTGATGTGGAACCTTTGGTCATCGGACCGGGAGTAAAGACCGGGATGCCCATCGTCTATGATAATCCCCGTGAGGTGGGAGCCGATCGCATTGTCAATGCGGTGGCAGCTTATCATAAATATGGCGGTCCTGTAGTTATTGTCGATTTCGGTACGGCCACTACTTTCTGCGCTATATCCAAGCGGGGTGAGTATCTGGGCGGGGCCATTGCTCCGGGGATCGGGATTTCTACGGAAGCTTTGTTTCAACGAGCTTCTAAGCTGCCCCGTATTGAAATCGTTAAACCGAAAAGCATCATCGCCAAAAATACGGTAGCGGGGATGCAATCCGGGATATACTATGGCTATACCGGACAAGTGGATCGGATTGTGACCTTGATGAAGCAGGAGTTAGGGCGGGATACTCGCGTTATTGCCACAGGTGGTTTGGCGGAATTGATTCAAGAGGATTCTCAGGAAATTGAAACAGTCGATCCCTTTTTGACCTTAGAAGGTTTATTATTGATCTATGAAAGAAATTCCAACCAACAGCCCTGATGGGTAGATAGGAGAGCTATGCGTTTAGGAAAATTTGAGCTGGGCATCCCTGTTTTTCTCGCCCCTATGGCCGGTGTTACGGACAAGGCCTTTCGGGAGACAGTCCGTTCTGTAGGGGGGCTGCATGTCTGGTCAGAGATGATCAGCGACAAGGCATTGACCTATATGAACTCAAGAACTTTGGAGATGTTGGATCTTTCCGGGGAAGATTCACCGCGCATTGTTCAGCTCTTTGGCTCAGAACCTGAAGTCATGGCCAAGGCAGCAGCCTTGGCTGTGGAGCGGGATGCCGAGATCATTGATATCAATATGGGGTGTCCAACACCTAAAATTGTCAAAAACGGGGAAGGTTCAGCATTGCTGCAGGACCTTCCCTTAGCGCAGCGCATTGCTGAAGCCGTTGTGAAGGCTGTAGAGGTTCCGGTGACGGTCAAAATGCGACTTGGCTGGACTGCAGAAAGAATCGTTGCTCCAGAGCTGGCCAAGCGGGTGGAAGCTGTAGGCGTCCAGATGGTCAGCGTTCATGGGCGGACC
This genomic stretch from Desulfitobacterium chlororespirans DSM 11544 harbors:
- a CDS encoding type III pantothenate kinase, with product MILVFDVGNTNIVLGVYEQKELIYHWRISTDKSRTVDEYAVIIKNLFDLNGLDMSRIKAVVMSSVVPPVMPTLESLARKYFDVEPLVIGPGVKTGMPIVYDNPREVGADRIVNAVAAYHKYGGPVVIVDFGTATTFCAISKRGEYLGGAIAPGIGISTEALFQRASKLPRIEIVKPKSIIAKNTVAGMQSGIYYGYTGQVDRIVTLMKQELGRDTRVIATGGLAELIQEDSQEIETVDPFLTLEGLLLIYERNSNQQP
- the dusB gene encoding tRNA dihydrouridine synthase DusB — its product is MRLGKFELGIPVFLAPMAGVTDKAFRETVRSVGGLHVWSEMISDKALTYMNSRTLEMLDLSGEDSPRIVQLFGSEPEVMAKAAALAVERDAEIIDINMGCPTPKIVKNGEGSALLQDLPLAQRIAEAVVKAVEVPVTVKMRLGWTAERIVAPELAKRVEAVGVQMVSVHGRTREQFYAGTANRDGIKKVKGGVSIPVIANGDISSPQEAKTVLEATGCDGVMVGRGSLGNPWLIPQINVFLNKGVLLEEPSLEQKLKVATEHFERVLNYKGERIGLNEMRKHAVWYIKGIRNAAQMRDDIMQTKTPLEMKSLFQRILQENA